The sequence TTCCGAATTTTCTCGGATCGAAATTTATGCCCGGTATCTTTTTTTCGTTAGCGCATTAGAAAGGACGTGCACGAATTGGAGCAAATGGAAATGTAACGAGCCGTCCCGGTTTCGCGAGGTCTCGATGGCATGGCTCGTGTTCTCCCTCTCGATtgacttctctctctttctctctttctctgcagATCTATCTATACCGAGACGTTTATACCCGTACATACGCCGACGCCTTCGCATCGGCTGATGATGCTGCCGCTTGCGCAATCGCCGTTTGCGTTTCACATGATTCACCCGCGCGAAACGTCGACGGCGTCATCGATGTCGATTCCGCGAAAACGAGGTCGTACGGTGATTGTCACTGACGGATTTGTCGATGATTCCCCGCGATGCATTCCTAGCGATGATCGGCTGGAAATAGTAATGGTACACAGGGTGTTCGTAATCGAGCTGACCTACTTGAAATTCGAAAGTGGATATTGGTACGAGAGCTATCTTTGTCTGAAAGGAAATTCTATTGGGGTACCCCCGCGGGGAGTTTCTCGAAATATTCTCGAAAGTCACACGGGTTCGcttcatcatttattaaagTGATTAGTGTATTGTATCGTAAGCGCGCAATTGCGGGAGATACCCGCGAAAGGgggattatataaattgtggaTTGAATACGCCTTGATGTTCTTCCGTTTAATTCTCAATTGTATTTGCGTCTGAAAGCGAAATTCGCTAAGCTCACGAGTGCTATTGAATTAATCTCGCGATGAATATTCCTCGATATTTCTCTTGTATTCTTAATTGATATACGAGTGTCATTTGTATATGCATTGAGTTTTGCCAAGAGAAAGAGCTTGGAAATCTTTGACATTAATATCTGGCCGTattctttggaaaaaaaaaacagtaattgtattttatatttcaagtagAGATATAAAACTCTAACTCACAAtgtgcataaaatttaattatcagtcTTCGCAGCATTGTTTActtcaaaattgtaatattatatattataatcaatcgATACCACGCATTTCTGACATTTcaaacttttgaaataaacGCTCGGTTTTGATTTTCATTAGCTATTAATTAATGACTTGATAATTGCAACTATCGATCAGAAAAGTACGACGTTGCGGTAAAGGCGAACGTATGGAAAGGACAGCGATGTCAAGAGTGACTCCGGTCTTCCCTCGCCCCATCGTCCCCATCTCAATTCCACGTATTGCATCTGCATGTTAAGTTAGATTGACTCCGAGAGAACTGAACCGTGAGCCactccaatatatatatatatatatatatatatatatatatatatatgtgtgtgtgttgtgtgtgtgtgtgtatatacgcgCGCAGTCTTCAGCCtgtctccctttctctctctctttcggcttttctccttcttttcttCGCGATACAAACTCTCTCCACATCGCACGCAAATGCGTACGCCAAttgtatttgcatatttcaaattatttcgagGAAGATGCTAAGTGGAGCGTTGCGCAATGGAGCGATTCCACCTCTCGGTTTATCTAAGAGTGCctctttgtcttttttaatcttctctCTCCTGTCCGCGTAAGCACATGAATGCGCATTGGCGAGGGATGGGATTCATCGCGTAATCGATACCACAAACGGAGCCCTCCTGATTTCTTCGCGAGAAATTGACCGCCGGTCaatcgcacacacacacacacacacacacacacacacacacacacgtgaaCACATTTTGAAGGAAGGAACATTCTCGCGCGTCCACGTAATGGACGACTCGACGAAATTGTACTAGCgtgtcatttaaatatttgctcgTCGCGTCTTCACGCTCGCgaattttatttcgcgaaatcTTAAAGCTCGTCGAGAAGTTTTCACGGACGGGGACTCTCTCACGCGTCTAAATGTCGAGGGGAAATTTTGCTCGACTTGTTCGAGCCCGCGTCTTTCCGTGTTTATTTACGTTTTTTCGCATCCGCCGCGCGCTCcgacgaaaataaataaaaattacgtgACGGTGCCCCTCCCCTTCCTCCTTTCCTCGATGGCATTCGGTCGGGTTTATATTTGCGAATTTTCACGCTCGACGACCGAATTCGTTATGAAGTTGTTTGCACGCCGAGTTCTCGTCAAGCAGCCGGTACCTATCTACCTATCGACACAGTCTCGAGAAAACGATGAAGCGCGTCTCGAGACGACGATGAAGGAGCGACaagacgagaaagagaaagagagagagagagagagagagaaagggggatTACGCGGTATCGGTTCCTCTCTACGGGATTCGGCGGATGGCGCGTATGCGAAAAAGTTATGTGGAAAATACTCGGCGGCGTGATCTTTGAAATGGAAACTCGCTCGCTCGTGTGCGCGcgtataaaagaaacttttctttcgcgaagaaaataatatgcatcCCATACGCGATGCCTTTTACACGCGTCTCTCTTATCTTGCATATTTCGTATAACATTCTCTCTTATTCGAATCACGAACATGTGACTGTTTCtgcgaaaaaagaaatcgcgCTTCTTTCGAACGATGATGTTCACCGCGAACTTAGATTATCCTTTGTCATTAACGTCACCTCGCGTCGTTTAATCGACATTATTCGGCAAAGTATATTGCAATCGttgctctctttttttttgtgcatctTCGCTCGCGGTGCAAACATAAGAGACAGATATCGCGCGGAAGAAAGAATGCGGATGCGTTATTCTCTTGGCACGTGCCGCATAATTCTGCCAAGAAtctgtattattaatagtcGCGAAACCAAGAGGTAAAAATGATCGAAATGTTGGCGCCAACGGATACAAATCTTTATTACGGACAACGGTGTACGGTAATGTCATTTCTGCAACGGTCGTTTGGTAAAACGATCCCGCGCCTCATTTAACATTAAAGATACCGCCGTCTCTTGGCGCGATAATatctatttgtaaattaacacACGACACTGGGCCAAATCGCCTGGTGGACGTTTCTGTACTTCGTGCACGCGTCGACGCTGCCGTGACGGAAAGGCACCTGAACGATGTTGATATCGTAGTCGGTGTTGACGAGGATGGCGTTGAGCGAGGGTAGGTGTAACCTGTTGACGATGTCGGCATCCTGAATCTCGCCGGTCACCGGATTCGTGAAGGAGCAACGGGTCTTCGCCAGTACGCAGGCGGTGGCGTTCACGAACAATTGCGCGACCTGCACGCTCGTGTAATTCGCGTAGCTACCGTGGAAGCCGGGCAACATTCTTGCCGCCTCGTCGACGCACTCCCTAAGCTGCGGAAAGCTATTCGTCAGTTCgcgggaatttttttttttatctccctCCTGCCGATTTCTCGAGTTAGTATTTTTACGGTGCGCTGGAGAGATCCGTAAGGTAACAGTTATCGTGCACGACGGAGGAAACTgtacaatattgtataatacagGGATGATTACAGGGCTCGAGAATTACGTGCGAGGTATCCGTGTAATCTCACGTCGTCAGTCGCATCCCCAACGAGGTAGAAAATCCTGGCCCTCAAGAATATGGAGAGATTGCTCGAGGACCCCGCGGATCTATAGAACTTGTTTTGGGGCCAACAGTAGTCTCTCTAATTATACAGACGCTATTTTGTGTCTTCCGTGCTagaattttcaagaatataaaaggACTTTGCTTGATTCGTGTTACTCCTCGAAACGTTGGTCCCCTGATGTCTATAccctgaataattaatttgcaacaGATTTCTCATTatctatttacaatatttacaactaattcaaaaataatcatgcattaaaaatagaaaaataatattcgattaaTAGAGGCgtgtttttttgcaaatttttaaaaatatttataaaattaagtgcTAAAtatatgagtttttttttttttttcaaatattaatttgcgattatcagtagcaaaaaaatatttacaaacgtGATAATGTAAGCGGAGTTATAAGATAGCATTCAACGAGGACGCGTTGTATTAAGAGCAGTAAAGCAAAATAGAGGCAATAACGTTCTAAGCTATTGGTTCAAAGTTCAAGCTTACCAAACTGTTCTTATTGACTTGACGAATGCATTCTAGGAACGAGCAGTATATTAACATAGGACTTCGCGTATTAGGCATACTGGTCGCATTCTAGACGGAATGGAGAAacgtgaaatttataaataaagaaagttacgaaatatattatatgtataaagaatgaaaataaacaatcggctttttatgtacatactcGCAAATAAGCCTGACAATGGCCGTAATTGGTGTTGTTGAGATAATCGTCGGCGCACGTGGACATGGCCGCCAGCATGGAGAAGCCCTGTGGTAAGATACTCGCGCGATAGAAGCAACCGTAACAAGCGTCGCGTCGCAAATTCGCGTTAGAACCTTGCGACTGGTTGCACAACTGATTCAGCAATTCAGGTATTTTCACTCTGGAAAGGAAAGTCACAGTGCTGTTACACAGTGCGCGCAACGggcaacaaaaatatttttcttttttttttttttttcgcacaaAGAGAGAACAATATCGGAATATACTGTTTAATCGCGTTAAAGGTTCCCAGAATTTTTCCCCAGTTGTCCTGCACCAGGGAATCGACAAAATTCACACTAGAGATCGAGAAGAGTATTAGAATCACAACCAACGCCGCTCTCGTCATCGTTGCACGAGGCCGTTTGGCAACTTCCTTCCGAATCGCATCGGGCTGGTACTTTTATACCGATGTGTGAATCTGATAAGACTTGTCAGGGATGTATTTACGCTTTTTtcgtttgagaaaaatatattttgattcgtgtaattatattcgcgctaaaatatacatattttgtatttgatttttctttaattatctgtatttaaatattacggaCCGTACATGACCAgacatcaattaatttttaattaaaattaaaacttcggatttattaatttttcatttaataatcgaaaaaatgtgtttaaaaaaatcttagagCATTTAACTTTGACCATTACACAACCTTACTCTGTTTCCGTTTTTGCTTTAAAGATTGAAGTCAATATTGATGAAACGAGTTTTCAATCCGGCTATTTTTCTGTTGGATTGTTTTTTTTGTACACGGTCCTGGCGGGACTGAAGTTGCAGCTAAAGCGTAACGATTCTCATTATCTGCGACCTCGTGCACGAGGTCGTGACACGTGGTTGATCATCGTTGTTTCGTGAAAATGGACCGTGAATAGGAGATTTGGGACGGCTAGTGAATCCCACAACTCTGTCTATAATCAATGCGATCGTACATCGGGCAAAATGTGTCGCATTATCGCTAAAAAAAGTGCGGGATGCATTCAACGTCGGTCAGTCATCGTTGAACTTTCACAACGACACGCGATATGGCGTGCGCggttactttatttattttacgctcGAGGAGAGCCTCTCGCGCCCGAAAATTCCCTTTTGCCGATGATTGTTTCCCGCCGGAAGTGGGAAGCCCAAGCGACGGTTAAAAATACACGACTCcggataatattgttatagtCTTCGCGTCACGTTGCGGCAACGAGCGGTAATCTCACGTAATTAAGTAATTGATTCGACATTTTGCACGTTTCAAAAGGTTGAAACACCGTGAATCGGAAATGTTTTATGCTTGTGTTCTCTCTCGCAATCAGAAATATGTACTCGCAAATAAACTCGTTCGAGCGATGTATAATGCGTCCTTGTTCTGCGAAGCGAGATCGGAATATCCCATGTTGCGTTTCGTCGACgtgacaataaaaattcttccaTATTCCGTCGTTATctaacagaaatttttaatgagacATCGCCATTTAGGAGAGACACGAGATCGGAAAATCAGCGCGTTTAAACGCGCGTTGGTCGCGGCGAAAATGAAAAGGCAAACGGTGTCGGTCGGGTGCTCTCTCTAATTTCGGGATCCACGTGGAAAAGTGGGCCATGTGTGCGCGCGAGAAACGACATACGCGTCGCGGCTATTTGTGCGCCAGACAGACGCGGAGTGATGACGGGACGAAGGCTGAATGTACGCAAACGGGGAGAGGAGGTTAAGAGCAAGATGGATAGagaagcagagagagagagagagagagagaacacgtGGACAGCGGTGCAATCCTGTCGACCAGAATTAGAATGAGTCACGGAATTATTTGGATTTATGTAATCCGAGAAATTTTCGGCGACCGCCGTCGCGACGCCGATGACGTCCTCTCGCTGTGTCACATATGTGTTCAACATTGACGGGTGTACACGCGCGAGTCCGAGGTTCGCGGTATCATATTGCATCTTTGGTACTTTCCTCGCGAGTGCCATTGTGATTACACACAGAAATAGATTTGGCAATAAAGACAGGATAAAACAGCTGTTGTTGAACATCGTTTATGAAAGTATTTCGGGAAGTATCTCTCGCGATGTTTTCATTACTTACGAGCGAAATTTGTCACTAATGCTTTCTGATATCTAGAGCCTCAAAAGGAGAAAAgtcaaaattaagaaatgttgaaatttaattttgcacaaaaagttttttataaacatggatcgaaaaattatgattgttttatacatttttacaaatatcaaagaaaatatgcgttttttaacaaaaagtaccgaaataaaagttgtagagaattaaattatctctcaaatgagattaaaatgattgtagtaTGTTCCATAAGTTTTGAGATAACTAGTttcaaatgtagaaaaaaatatttttttgctgtcGACATAGCTTTTTAAAGATActctctatttaaaaaatatcctacAGGGCTATTTTAGTttgaaaagaagaattttatttttatgaaagaaaaagatttttgttttttatttttattgatttttttccaagaaatttattaagtatcttctttttattttattttttgaaatttatgaaacgtactacaatcattttgatcttatatttaaaaaataatttaattctttacaacttgtgtttcggtactttttattaaaaaacgccttccctgatatttgtaaaaacatataaaataatcataatttcagagatttttggacgctaattttttaaggaagcatttttcgattcatgttcgaaaactttttattcagaattaaatttcctacaaaatGTCAAAGTCTGGCCGAAACGTTTGGGCCTACCCTGTATATAAGCGTTTGAAACCGTATTTTATTGCTAATTGTATAAAGCATGATTGGTACTtggcaaaatataaagagCGATGAAAGCATCGCCATGTCGTAAAAATATCTCGCTCATAATCCGAAGCTTTACACATTTAATATCTTCGCGCGTAAACGCGTCTCAAAGAGTCGCGGGACATAGAAGGGGCACAGCGTCTCCCGTGTTCTCGCATCCTCTTCCCCCCTCATCCGATTCCCCGTTGGGGAACTCGATCAAAGCGAGACTTAAAGATTCAGGTTGTGGCGCGTGTAGCGAGACATCGAATTGCTCTTTCTGGACCCACCGAAGGAATCTAATTACGACGGCATCTCAAAGAATTGCACGCGTCGTAACGCGTCCGTCCGACA is a genomic window of Cataglyphis hispanica isolate Lineage 1 chromosome 5, ULB_Chis1_1.0, whole genome shotgun sequence containing:
- the LOC126849900 gene encoding uncharacterized protein LOC126849900 isoform X1; protein product: MTRAALVVILILFSISSVNFVDSLVQDNWGKILGTFNAIKQVKIPELLNQLCNQSQGSNANLRRDACYGCFYRASILPQGFSMLAAMSTCADDYLNNTNYGHCQAYLRNATSMPNTRSPMLIYCSFLECIRQVNKNSLLRECVDEAARMLPGFHGSYANYTSVQVAQLFVNATACVLAKTRCSFTNPVTGEIQDADIVNRLHLPSLNAILVNTDYDINIVQVPFRHGSVDACTKYRNVHQAIWPSVVC
- the LOC126849900 gene encoding uncharacterized protein LOC126849900 isoform X2; protein product: MVAMTSMRKVKIPELLNQLCNQSQGSNANLRRDACYGCFYRASILPQGFSMLAAMSTCADDYLNNTNYGHCQAYLRNATSMPNTRSPMLIYCSFLECIRQVNKNSLLRECVDEAARMLPGFHGSYANYTSVQVAQLFVNATACVLAKTRCSFTNPVTGEIQDADIVNRLHLPSLNAILVNTDYDINIVQVPFRHGSVDACTKYRNVHQAIWPSVVC
- the LOC126849900 gene encoding uncharacterized protein LOC126849900 isoform X3 gives rise to the protein MTRAALVVILILFSISSVNFVDSLVQDNWGKILGTFNAIKQVKIPELLNQLCNQSQGSNANLRRDACYGCFYRASILPQGFSMLAAMSTCADDYLNNTNYGHCQAYLRNATSMPNTRSPMLIYCSFLECIRQVNKNSLGIDIRGPTFRGVTRIKQSPFIFLKILARKTQNSVCIIRETTVGPKTSSIDPRGPRAISPYS